CATGCAAGCCGAGGTGGCTTATCGAGGCATGAACGGCGGACCTGAAGGTCCGCCCTACCAGGGCTGCGGACCGAGGGGGTTAATCCGGGGCAGTCATGGCGGACCTGAAGGTCCGCCCTACGGTTGCTACGGTTGCTTCGATGCGGGATGGGCGGAGTTGCGTGGCCGTTACGTAGCGCCCTGCACGCCGAGGATGCGGGCCTGGGTGCGGCGGCGGTGGTGGATGTCCCAGGTGACGCCGACGGCGAGGATGACGAAGCCGGTGAGCTCGACAATCAGGCTGTAGTCCACGAACAGGGCGTAGCACACCACCAGGGCGCCGGCGGCACCGACGGCGACGGGCCCCGGGTTGCGGTGGTAACGCATGCCCGGGGCGATGGCGACCACGCTGAGCACTGCGAACAGGGCAATCGCCGCGGCCCAGGCGCCCTCGTGCAGGCCGACGCCCGCGCCCATGGCCGCGAGCAGGCCCAGCGCCGCCATGGTGCCGTAACAGGTGAGCAGCGCCAGCCCCAGGCTGGCTGCGCCAATGATGCCGCGGCGCCACAGGGAGCGCACGCCCCGCACCGGATTCAGCCTTCTGGCCCAGTGCCGGACCAGTCCAGGTGCGTGCTCGCCGCGTGCCATGGCCAGCTCCATGGAATGTGCACCGAAACTCGCGGCGATCTCCCGGGTCTGGGCACTGGGGCTGTGGGCGAAGTAGTCCACTGAGCGGATGATGCGGATGTCCTCGAAGCCGGCATCACGGAACATGGCGAGCAGATCCTCGTCCACGGTGGCACCCACCACGCATTCCACCCATAAGCGCGGGTCCTCGCTGCAGTCCACGGTCACCGGCCGCCGGATCACCACATCGGCGATCTGCAGGCGACCGCCCGGGCGCAGCACGCGGAACATTTCCGCCACGGCGCGGCGCTTGTCGGGCACCAGGTTCAGGGCACCGTTGCTGGTGATGCAGTCCACGCTGCCGTCGGCCAGCGGCAGGCGCTCGGCGGACGCCTCGATGACGCTGACGTTGTGGTGGCCGCCCTCTTCCACGGCCTGCCGGATGCGGCGGGTCATGGCCCGGGTGAGATCCAGGGCGATGACGTGGCCGGTATCGCCCACCAGCCCGGCCGCGATGAGGGCATCGTTGCCGGCGCCGGCGCCGATGTCCAGCACGGTGTCACCGGCCTGCATGGCCTCGGCGGAGAAGGGATGGCCGACGCCGGCAAAGGCCTCCAGGGACGTCGCGGGGAGCTGGTCGAGCTGTTCGGCGGGGTAGCCGATGGCCTCCGCGGCAGCGCGGCCGACGGGGAAGTGGAAGTGGTCGTCCGGGGCGCGCGCCACCGCGCCGTACATGTCCCGCACGGCGGTGAAGATCTGTTCCCGCGAATACCCGAGTATCGCCACCATGGCCGCATTCCCTCCCGCGCCGTGGTGTCAGTAGCGATCCAGCACCTTTTTCAGCCGACGCCGCAGCCGCTCCGGTGCGGGCGCCGTTCCCGTCTGCTGCACGCGGTTGCGGAGATGTTTCTCGAACTCCGCCCGCGTGAAGCAGTCACGACAGCGTGCCAGGTGCCGGTCGATGGCAGCGAGGCGGTCGTCGTCCAGTTCCTCATCCAGGTAGGCGAAGAGCTGGTCCAGGACCTCCTCGCAGGTCAGGTCACCGTGACTCATTGTCGCTCCTCGCCGTCGCCGGGAGGCTTCTGGCACGACGGTGATCCCTGCTCCGTCTGC
The DNA window shown above is from Aquisalimonas sp. 2447 and carries:
- the rsrA gene encoding mycothiol system anti-sigma-R factor; translation: MSHGDLTCEEVLDQLFAYLDEELDDDRLAAIDRHLARCRDCFTRAEFEKHLRNRVQQTGTAPAPERLRRRLKKVLDRY
- a CDS encoding MerC family mercury resistance protein, with translation MVAILGYSREQIFTAVRDMYGAVARAPDDHFHFPVGRAAAEAIGYPAEQLDQLPATSLEAFAGVGHPFSAEAMQAGDTVLDIGAGAGNDALIAAGLVGDTGHVIALDLTRAMTRRIRQAVEEGGHHNVSVIEASAERLPLADGSVDCITSNGALNLVPDKRRAVAEMFRVLRPGGRLQIADVVIRRPVTVDCSEDPRLWVECVVGATVDEDLLAMFRDAGFEDIRIIRSVDYFAHSPSAQTREIAASFGAHSMELAMARGEHAPGLVRHWARRLNPVRGVRSLWRRGIIGAASLGLALLTCYGTMAALGLLAAMGAGVGLHEGAWAAAIALFAVLSVVAIAPGMRYHRNPGPVAVGAAGALVVCYALFVDYSLIVELTGFVILAVGVTWDIHHRRRTQARILGVQGAT